Within Haematobia irritans isolate KBUSLIRL chromosome 2, ASM5000362v1, whole genome shotgun sequence, the genomic segment ttttttcttgcaaactacgcaattttctgtagcaagcgaaaaaatgaattaagtgcaataaattttcttctaggtatagtggcagcccgttattttcggatcacttagactattaagaCCAGGTTGTGAACTTCTTTATTATCAATGAGTCGGGCACCAATGTTTAGCTCAATTGCAAGGAACATCCGAAAGGATCAGCATTGCCAATTTGGCCTTTCTTCCCCGCTAGATCCAGCTTGTTTTGAAGTCGTTTAGCGGGTAAAGATGCATTTAGCTTGTAGCTTTTTTCTGGTTTTGCTTCATGACCATTTTATCGGGTTTTacccatttctattgaaatatggccgAAACTGAGTTTTTATCTAACCCTTTCTCTCAGAATaacgttttcaacatttttcaacGATCAATTCAATCATTACCACAATAATTCCCGTCCAAATGTGGCACAGGTTTGTAGCAAATACTCTTCATTCTAAGCAATAAATTCGCTAAATCACTTTTTTGTTGTAAATTTGTGAACTTGTGTATAGTGGGTGTCCTTATTATACTGTCTTATAATATTTTCAAGTTAAAAAAGGAGATGTATGCTTtttgtgcaataaaaaaataagaaaataaagttttattgtaaaattgttaaaaataatacgCCAAAAATGATTGCTATGATTGCGATATAAACAAATCTGCGTAATATGAATGGAATTTGTATTATATTGACAACAATTAAATAACAATAGTTATGtaagttttcatatttttccggtaaaaattattcagtataaacttacaTGAAAGTAAGATTGGATTCTAATCACCATTAACCTATTTTCAGcttttaaaccaattaaaacaaaaaaacatattcatattttctactacactgaaaaaaatattgtcgtgaggtcaaagatttcatgtctttaaaatacgaatgcaaattttgcttagcacagaaggcgcatttctctagtataaagtttgtttccaatgaagtcgtattgtccttataattaagtgatttcacttaaaactgggtatcataacatgaaagaaaaaatgtttgggctaacgtcaacttgactttaataattcagaaaaaaatctttaaatttaatgaaattgtctttaaatttgttgtctttttgcatcttgactacaaagcaaaaaatcgttcaagacatgtttttcaacactttattttaaagacgttttttacttgaaacatagcataatttctactagaagtcgagtctcaatttggaaaataaatttatcgttaactcgtttttaaagaaatttgaaagcatataaagataaaaagcagaaaaaaaacgaaaaattaaaatttgctttttttttattattttcatctatggattaaacccttacagactaacagtaatatattacattatatacatattggttgttaatatatcaagtatttaataataatgttatctttttctttacattgtatttctcttctgacaaatcaagataataataaaatttattgaattctttacaaagacggcgaagtgcacacagaaaacaaatttgttgtgccaaccaatttttttgccaaccaaattatttggtcccatctactatcagaatataaccgacaaaatttgttaaagcaaCCAATTGTTGTCTGTCCCAACTGTAGATAAAATGTTTGAATAACTAAAATTTGGGCACATTAGCAGTCTAATTGGCAGTCACAACCAATAAGATTTCATTCGTTTGTTAAAGCAACTAACTGTTTTTTCTGACAACCAATGCTTATAAAATTAAAGATACCAACCATTgaattcattttagttttttttttttaattttattatatactaatatttttgtattaattattGGAACATTTACACGCACATTGAGGCCTGAATGGCTCTAAATCTGTCATCTCGGAATTCATAAAACTTGTTCGGGCTGcaaaatatacttttttaaattcTGGAAGAAAGATTCaactttataatttttgctttaaagtCCAAGTTGGCTTGGATTTACCTGTGGCGTTGTCTAATGTAAGATCTTGAGATATTGAGCACTATGATGCCAGCAAAAACCATCGCTTGAAAAGCGGGCAAAGTTCTTCATCCACTTCAAACAGATTGATtgtctaaaattaaaatatttagtcaTTTATCAAATGCTGAACTTTGTTTAAAATGCGCGCCTTACATGATTATATATGGCATTACATTGGAGTCGATGAAGCAATTCCAATGTATCTAAAACAACAACATAGTTCTACAGGAAATGAAGAGCTTGAAAGTGACCCACTTCCGCTTATACAGTCACTCATGTACTACATTTGTTAGTTCGATCACGCTCAATTAGTTCGACTCTCTCTCATGGTTCATGTTGAGTTCGATAATGAGACAGACAATCTATGTTTAAACCTTTCACAACTTACGAAGACGTAATATTTCTTGAACTTGcatgaaaattagaaaaatgagTGAGTGATATTAATGTTATTTGATGTTTCACTTACTCTTAAGAATACAGCTACcgaattaaaaacaatatatgtatgtatataaatcACAACAATCCTTGTTGGGCAGAatgttatgtaaaattttattgtcattaaaaatttgaattttatagttTTCTATAATTAATGAGACAAAAACAATTATGTATTTGTTGTCATATATACGTACTCCAAAGCAAAAAATCCTTTATAACTATCAAATctgttaacacaaccaacttTTTTGTTAGACGGACTTCCATTTGGTTTTGATGACACATTGATAAAACAAATCAGTTACCACAACAGGCAGGAATAAATCAAAAAGTTTGCTTGCTTCCATATGTAGATAACCaccaatatttggtcgtgtGTACTAACTTTTGGTTACACTGCTTTTGTATTGGTTATATAAACCATAAAAGAAGAGAAATAACCAACAATTAGTCCACACAATTAAACATTGTGCTTCCCCACTATCAATTTGTTGTCgtaatcgaattccaaccaatcatttctctgggtgtggatcgttgttttcaaagttcgttcgaaagtattcaatgtggagcagttcaaagttgcgggtaggtctaaagggtacattgaatgatatgctgttaataaggaagtcagatttaaattttccgttaattaaatcaaccataaaacagatattcagcatggtacgtctacttttcagtgtaggtaatttgatgagcgatagtctttctttgtaagacggcaaggtttgaggtgtccagttattccgacgtaaacaaaacagtaaaaattgtttctgaacagattcaatacgattgcaatgaatttggtactgtgggtcccaaattacagatccacattccaggataggacgcacaagtgaagtatataagtttcttgtaacaaatgggtcagaaaattccttactccagcgcttgacaaatccaaatgatccataggccttatttacagtcatagaaatgtgagatctaaaatttagcatgcgatccaaaagtattccaagatctttaaaggattcaacagtttcaagcgttgtgccattcaagttataattcgtgtcgatataatttaatctataaaaagagatatgcttgcatttccttatgttcagttccatcatatttgatgagcaccatctgtacatgctattcagatcagattggagtaaggattggtcatcactattccgaataacctttataattttaacatcgtcagcatacatgagagtgtaaccaaatttaatggctgatggaaggtcatttataaataagcagaacaatagagggccaagatgactgccttgtggaacaccagaaggcacatgtattgattttgaaataatgttatcaaatactacaaattgtgtacgattctttagataactttcaaaccaggataccattaattcactgaagcccatgcgatgcagtttgtacagtaaaagtgaatggtttactttgtcaaacgccttactaaaatcagtataaatgacatcagtctgtaaacgatctctaaagccttcattaaccattgtagtcaattccaagatatttgttatggtcgaacaagatttacggaagccgtgttgtttaagcgatagaagagaggagacttgatgattcaaactatcagaaataattttctccaacagttttggaatagcacttaatttagcaatgcctctataattcgtaatatctgacttgcttccatttttaaatagcggaatgataaatgaattcttccacaacgtaggaaagtgacctgtgcgcaaagattcattaaacagaaatgaaagagcagtcgaaagagaatgagcacaatatttgaggatgttactgggaatcccatcagggcccgggcgatatgaacattttatcttttccatataactcatcacaatatcaggagaaataaatggagtagtgaatgtcgaatattcctgtatcttatatgggtacgcatcagattgcttgaaatccttatggcagtaagttgttgcaaagaactttgaaaacaaattacatatagattcattatcatccccttcaacagcaccatagaagcaaatacacaaaacccattaTTCTCCGCTTCGTTggttcgaaatcaataccaaaatttttaaagtaaagacaaatggaaccgggcatgctttttttagtgtaaacttCTAATggacattgtgcaatatattGCATATATGATTTGTTATTGATTACATAGTTTTGTCtgtgaaaaaaattccaaagaaaaCTTGCAACTTCTATAagatactaaaaaaaatttaattttgactcaAACGTGcactacttggatccaaagattttgaccttcccttaaggattttgttattgattccgagccaaagatgaggcttctttaaaataaataaattttttagctaaaattaggatacagatcgcatttatcaaattttcatcctcttttcgcggtttattaactcTCTAGTACTCTCGTACTAACAaatgcaaatttaaaaatccaaattataacggatacttcaatgtaaaaaatgttttcttaattccaaaaaacaaactttaaaccaaagacgataaatcctcaaaataagtcttagcctatgtttaaagcttttttatcttaaatctaaagtttcaatatttcagttaatttaaggacaatttctttaaatcaaaaatgtgtttctttactttaagaaaaatttgccttagttcaaagacatgcgactttaacagaggaacgcaaatttacaaaatgtgtgtcctaaatttaatgaaaaaatgtttgaagcaaagattataaactttattttaattaatatttcattattttaaagaaatttgctcttaatattttgtaaatttcgcatcctaaaatttaggttgcgtaatctttaacacATTATCGAATTTCTAATCGGAAAAtgtaaacagctgatttttttcagcaaagcgTTTTATTTACAGACAGAAACTAGACTTATTTTCCGGGTAAATTCAAGTCGACTatggaaaaaaagtgaaaaccaCACCTAAACAAATGCACCAGCCAGAaaactttttgtttaatattttactttttttactttttcgtgCCATATTGATGTGATTTTGCGCAATAAAATTGactaaatatatatacaaaacacaaatatatatctgttatatatttatataaaaaaatccttctaactttgcatacgTTAGATGTACACTtggcccacacagaaaaaatggtcGTGTACATTTTGCAGGTCGTGACGGTGTCAAATGTAGTCCAGAACATCTCTTAGGTGTGACACTTCACGAATGTCATAGTTGCCAAaagttcaattgaaataaatataatttagttaatatgcattttaagtaaaataaagcctttattttttatatttcaataaacaatttgacttttggtacaaacaatatttaccgATTTCTTTTAAGCTTTTTTGGGTGGAAATCGAGcaatttttggtgaaaaaattttAGGAACGCTGGAAAGAAGTTTCACTTTGCCGagaaaccacttatagaagctttgaaacattcggaaatgtcaccatcattattGAAAGGGGATAATCTACCATTGAAgacactttttggtgtttggtcgaaattgggattgaacccatgaactTTTCTATGCATGGCGGCCATGCAGACCATTACACCACGATGCTGTTGTTGACTACTTCCATTTTACTTATTATCCTACAAGTACTGCagtcacaaaacaaaaaaatatactaaaGGATGTGGAAAAAATCATTCGCCCGAACGGAAACatgtacacacacaaaaaaaaaaattctgattcaatcacgaaattaattgatccaattaattttttaattgaaatgtcttcaatcacagaaatgatagtatcaattaaaaaatttattgaaggtcaactaaaaaattaattggtccaattaaaaaattaattgatactattaatttttgtgattgatttttgcttcaattaaaaaaattgttgaatcaattaaatttttaattgaatatttttcaaaactaaattaaatttttaattggaaaaattttcgtgaatttcttTTCTGTGTACAGTcaagcgtgtatagatttgtatatggcattttcttttcaatgattatttggtcaagtccctAATCTTCTTTGTTCATAAAGCtattataattaattgtaaaagaaaaaatatatatttttacagatAACATTTCTATTAGACCATCTTATATTATACATACACATACAGCatctctatatataaaattagttttgagtaatgaaaaattttcgttttctttttctttgtttGTAGACAACGCAATAAACACTCTCTAAACTTCCTTTCAAATTGTAATATAAGCCAATAGACAAACCACCTGATAACGCATAGAAACGCACACTAACAAACACCTAGAAGAAAAGAAGATTGTGTTGACTGAAAGAGGATAACGTTACATTTTCAGCTATTCAAAATTCTTTCGCACAAGATCCGGTGATGTGGGACAACCCCCGCAGCGGGAAATGCAACAAACCCAACGTTATATACCGTCTGTATCTGATCTATATGGAACGGACGAGATAGAACTACTACTGGACGAGATACGTGAACTGGAACCGGTCTGCTGTCAGCTGGACGATGAACAGGATTTTGAAATAGCTGGCAGCAGGGCCGGAGAGCTATCATTATCCTTGGAATCGCCATTAGGCACATGCACATCGTGGGACTCACATGCCAATTATAAACAGCGTATTGCCCAAACACCACTGCCATGGGGTGTAGCCCTACATTGTGATCCGCAACATTTAAAAACGCCCACAGGGATCGTTCGAATATTGTTGGTGGTAATTATCTGTGACATTGTAAATCTTTAATGAACATAAGAACACTTTTCCATtccgcaattctcttttagttGTCTTCAGCGGCCTGTCTGGCCTGTGAATGTTCAGCGGGAACAGTACAAGTTGGACTTTTTTTACTGCCACTCATTGGACGCCTCCGGTTGATGGTGTTCTGCGCACTATTTTCCCTTTTGATTACTTGCCTCATGATATTTCTGGATATTTCACATATAGCTCTAATGTTTCCTTtcaattggacaaaaattgtaagtatacGCTCGTCTCAAATATCTATGTATAATGTACATAATAATAATACTGGGGTATTAGGTTAGGATGTCAGGTCGATAGCCTttagttgctagtgcccgtataaataagtttattataatttgtaattgtaataaattaagtaataaataaataaaataaaaatacggGGGTGTACAAAAAAAGAATGTTTTCGAATAATCGATTAACCGTTATTCGTATTTTCACAATCCATTCGAAGAGTCGAAAgtcaaaacagtaaaaattttttcgacatttttaaaaGTCAAGAAGTCGACTTTTTGCTTCTCATTTCAATTTCTACTATTAAACCTACCTACTACCTAGATCTACAACTTAGATTTATGaccaattaaaaacataataaatccaccacattgttaatatatggcgcCTTGCAATTTGAAACACATATTCTAGCGAGCTTCTaaaagtacatttttataattgGCGCTACAGCTTTGTACACGTTAGGTCGATGACCGGTCGTTGTAATCTGACAGCCCTTGAATATTGAGCAAActacttaaattatttaatttttttataagtatGGTAACATATGTTTATTTTACAAacaactaaactacaagagtagctaataaattaatttgggCAGAACCCTTTAGACTTCAAATAGTGAGATGGAGGATCGTCTCGGAACTTCCATTAACTTTCTATTATATTTGAACCTCACAAACTCTTGCAGTTTAGTCTAcgtatggctttaagctgaaatcaaaacaaacacataaagctgagtactatgttcagttttcaagctgaaaaccaacttgttttcacggttacttttttaaattaattaaaaaattataaatataaaatggttcacaatcaattccttagatcttttccattcattatttcacaagactttataaaaaaataatcgtcTTCACAcagatttttgtatttataccctgcgccacactgtggaacagggtattataagttagtgcatatgtttgtaacacccagaaggagacgagatgtctttggcaataatgctcagggtgggtccctgagtcgatataaccatgtccgtctgtccgtccgtccgtctgtctgtgaacacatttttgtgatcaaagtctaggccgcaatttaagtccaatcgccttcaaatttggcacatgtccctaatttggaatagaaccctattgattttggaagaaatcggttcagatttagatatagctcccatatatatctttcgcccgatatgcactaatatggacccagcagccagagttttataccgatttgcttgaaaatttgtacaaacgtatagtcaagtgtgcaaaatttgattgaaatcggttcagatttagatatagctcccatatatatctttcgtccgatatggactaatatggtcctaaaagccagagttttggcccaatttggttgaaattttgcacagagagtagatttagcattgtagctatgcgtgccaaatttgattgaaatcggttcagatttagatatagctcccatatatatctttcgtccgatatggacttatatggccccagaagccagagttttaccctaatttgcttaaaattttgcactaggagtacaattagtaatatagtcatgtgtgccaaatttgattgaaatcggttcagacttagatatagcttccatatatatctttcgcccgatatggacttatatggccccagaagtcagagttttggcccaatttggttgaaattgtgcactagcagtacaattagaaatatagtcatgtgtgccaaattttattgaaatcggttcagatttagatatagctcccatatatacgtttttctgatttcgacaaaaatggtcaaaataccaacattttccttgttaaatctccactgcttagtcgaaaagttgtaaaaatgactctaattttcctaaacttctaatacatatatatcgagcaataaatcataaataaacttttgcgaagtttccttaaaattgcttcagatttaaatgtttcccatatttttttactaaaattgtgttccaccctagtgcattagccaacttaaattttgagtctatagattttgtaaaagtctatcaaattctgtccaaatcgagtgatatttaaatgtatgtatttgggacaaacctttatatatagcacccaacacatttgacggatgtgatatggtatcgaaaatttagatctaccaagtagtgcagggtataatatagtcggcaccgcccgactttagactttccttacttgttttttactaaaattgtgttccaccctagtgcattagccaacttaaattttgagtctatagattttgtaaaaatctatcaaattctgtccaaatcgagtgatatttaaatgtatgtatttgggacaaacctttatatatagcacccaacacatttgacggatgtgatatggtatcgaaaatttagatctaccaagtggtgcagggtataatatagtcggcaccgcccgactttagactttccttacttgttttaatttagtgttttggtgaaaaatacgaacatagtactcaccttaagaagAAACCCACaacgacaaaaaaaatatatttttcgaaCTTTATTTAGCAACGgtaatagtacgaaacattcGTTGgtaatatttctataaagttaTTCTTCTAATTTCGACTAAacctttttgttttttcttttacttAGAATACATGGATGTACCTGAGTATtggtttggtattgattttgagCTCTACACTGATAATGCACATGGTGCTATATGCAGGGGAGTACACCCTTGTACCGAAGTACACTAAAGACACATTATTTGCATCAGCGGTAAGTTATATGCTAaagcgtacactcaaaaaataagACTTTAAAGCCAAtgtgatatttatttatttcatgaaaattactatgcataattaaaaatatgagaatGAATCCTTCACTTTAGATAATAGAacttcaaaatacaaaaaacatgaaattttactaaatacatTATTTTGGCACTTTAGAatacgaaatttttcttaaacaagagaaaaaattgcctaatttttcttaaaattacatgaatttttctaaaaatatttaatattgtaaaaattttaattttgcattgtttttacaaaatacgaaatttttctaaaacattcgtttttctaaaaatagttaatatttaaaaatatatatagaatttcttcTTTAATATATGAATTTTTTCTTACACAAAAGCAAACAAGtaattttatcgaatttttctaaaactcctgttcgagtttagctgccaaaatcgaaaacaaatcagtaaaaacaatataacattatacctctttgatgcaaattttattaaaacttgatgggggaatttcccaaagcaacttttcacaaagtttatattatttataatggattagagaaaagtaatcgtgaaaaattgggCTTTTTATCGTATAAACTCGAACTTATTACCCACCTTAAGTTTAAATTTTCCGAATTTAAGCAACACTTTTTTTCCATTGTATAtttacttttttgagtgtacatatgTCTTAATCACTATATGATTCTATTAacgatctctctctctctctctctcacgctCTCTCTTTATTACAATAGATAATAGGTTATATTTGTGCCATTGAATCGTTGTTATTGTCTGGTATTGCTTCCTGGCCATGGTCACAATATCGCCATGTGCCCGACGATGGTAGTGATATGTATATTGAGGATCGTGAAATGACACCCATGAGTCCAATTGAGAGTACGGATGTGCCGAATCGTCATCAATTAC encodes:
- the LOC142226071 gene encoding uncharacterized protein LOC142226071 — protein: MQQTQRYIPSVSDLYGTDEIELLLDEIRELEPVCCQLDDEQDFEIAGSRAGELSLSLESPLGTCTSWDSHANYKQRIAQTPLPWGVALHCDPQHLKTPTGIVRILLVLSSAACLACECSAGTVQVGLFLLPLIGRLRLMVFCALFSLLITCLMIFLDISHIALMFPFNWTKINTWMYLSIGLVLILSSTLIMHMVLYAGEYTLVPKYTKDTLFASAIIGYICAIESLLLSGIASWPWSQYRHVPDDGSDMYIEDREMTPMSPIESTDVPNRHQLQLQLQQSQNHNNCNNSVTAHSETNHHNNQCNRTISSPTSYNNQKPYIPAKRPNEINNQRPTLGHTQTTRKPNQRYREGYHYQPVASTSRQSPTFVIGDDIGAGPSTSRSNDNSSA